One genomic segment of Mycolicibacterium chubuense NBB4 includes these proteins:
- a CDS encoding CGNR zinc finger domain-containing protein: protein MLFSHDTELTLRAASVLINTDRVDGEQLGNLAALDEYLDHFGWTGRRDHDAAELESVHTLRARLGRIWESADDEARTVGQVNALLSDTRAAPWLTRHPEMPEWHLHLASIHDPLWQRMGAEMAMALADLIRAGELRRLKICAAPDCDAVLLDLSRNRSGKFCDTGNCGNRQHVAAYRERRSNK from the coding sequence ATGCTTTTCAGTCATGACACCGAGCTCACACTGCGCGCCGCGAGTGTGCTGATCAACACCGATCGGGTCGACGGCGAGCAGCTCGGGAACCTGGCGGCGCTCGACGAGTACCTCGACCACTTCGGGTGGACCGGCAGGCGCGATCACGACGCGGCCGAACTCGAGTCGGTGCACACGTTGCGTGCGCGGCTCGGCAGGATCTGGGAGTCCGCCGACGACGAGGCGCGCACCGTCGGGCAGGTCAACGCGCTGCTGTCGGACACCCGCGCAGCGCCGTGGCTGACGCGCCATCCCGAGATGCCGGAGTGGCACCTGCACCTGGCGTCGATCCACGACCCGCTGTGGCAGCGGATGGGCGCCGAGATGGCGATGGCGCTGGCCGACCTCATCCGCGCCGGCGAGCTGAGAAGGCTCAAGATCTGCGCCGCGCCCGACTGCGACGCCGTGCTGCTCGATCTGTCCCGCAACCGCTCCGGCAAGTTCTGCGACACCGGCAACTGCGGCAACCGCCAGCACGTCGCCGCGTACCGGGAGCGCCGCTCCAACAAGTGA
- the eccB gene encoding type VII secretion protein EccB, which translates to MAEQSTTRLQVSGYRFLVRRMEHALVRGDVRMVDDPLRAQSLSLISGAVLAVVAVAVCAALAVLRPAGGLGDASVVVVRETGAMYVRIDDTVHPVFNLASARLIVGSAAEPRLVAARALQGVRRGPRLGIPGAPEQIPPPLGPDDADWTVCDDAAGETTVIAGAPAGAREARTVLVTPRGASAATTFLLYDGWRARVDLRHPAVVRALRLEGVAAQPVSAALLSVIPEAPAIEPPRIPGAGEPGPRSLRDHPVGSVVAVARAGSAGSDYFVVLGGGVQRIGEVAADLIRYTDSRVDQQIPSVAPDVVGALPVVDSLPVTTYPDRGGVDRAAVVCAHWRPGTGETGSHTAVFTPHAVPATSRALPFAGADAAGPGIDAVSVPAGHSAFVRSVGLTGDGQTSGSLFLVDESGVLFGVRDQDTGTLLGLVGPAEPAPWPVLALLPRGPELDRDAASLAVDGFPAAP; encoded by the coding sequence ATGGCTGAGCAATCGACGACGCGCCTGCAGGTCAGCGGGTACCGGTTCCTGGTGCGCCGGATGGAACACGCGTTGGTGCGCGGCGACGTCCGGATGGTCGACGACCCCCTTCGCGCGCAGTCGCTTTCGCTGATCTCGGGGGCAGTGCTGGCGGTGGTCGCCGTCGCGGTGTGCGCGGCGCTTGCCGTCCTGCGGCCGGCGGGCGGTCTCGGTGACGCCTCCGTGGTCGTCGTCCGGGAGACGGGCGCCATGTACGTCAGGATCGACGACACCGTGCATCCGGTCTTCAACCTCGCCTCGGCGCGGTTGATCGTCGGCTCGGCGGCCGAGCCTCGCCTCGTCGCCGCACGGGCCCTGCAGGGGGTGCGCCGCGGACCGCGGCTCGGCATCCCGGGTGCGCCGGAACAGATTCCGCCGCCCCTGGGCCCCGACGACGCCGACTGGACCGTGTGCGACGACGCCGCCGGTGAGACCACCGTCATCGCCGGCGCCCCCGCCGGCGCCCGCGAGGCTCGCACCGTCCTGGTGACTCCGCGGGGTGCGAGCGCCGCGACGACGTTCCTGCTCTACGACGGCTGGCGGGCGCGCGTGGATCTACGCCATCCCGCCGTGGTCCGCGCCCTGCGGCTGGAAGGAGTCGCCGCCCAGCCGGTGTCGGCCGCGCTGCTGAGCGTCATACCCGAAGCACCGGCCATCGAGCCGCCGCGCATCCCCGGCGCCGGTGAACCGGGACCGCGCAGTCTGCGCGATCATCCGGTTGGCTCCGTGGTGGCCGTGGCGCGGGCCGGCTCGGCCGGCTCGGACTACTTCGTGGTGCTCGGCGGCGGCGTGCAGCGCATCGGGGAGGTCGCCGCCGATCTGATCCGGTACACGGATTCCCGTGTCGATCAGCAGATCCCGTCGGTCGCCCCCGACGTCGTCGGTGCGCTCCCCGTCGTCGACAGCCTGCCCGTCACCACCTATCCCGACCGTGGCGGCGTCGACCGCGCCGCCGTCGTGTGCGCCCATTGGCGGCCGGGTACCGGCGAAACAGGTTCTCACACAGCGGTGTTCACTCCGCACGCCGTCCCGGCGACGTCGCGTGCACTGCCCTTCGCCGGGGCCGACGCCGCCGGACCCGGCATCGATGCCGTGTCGGTGCCCGCGGGACACAGCGCGTTCGTGCGGTCGGTCGGTCTCACCGGTGACGGGCAGACCTCCGGATCGCTGTTCCTGGTCGACGAATCGGGGGTGCTGTTCGGGGTGCGCGACCAGGACACCGGCACGCTGCTGGGCTTGGTCGGGCCCGCCGAACCGGCGCCGTGGCCGGTGCTGGCGCTGCTTCCCCGGGGCCCGGAACTGGATCGCGACGCCGCGTCACTCGCCGTCGACGGATTCCCCGCGGCGCCGTGA
- the truA gene encoding tRNA pseudouridine(38-40) synthase TruA, protein MTRSPSDNAVIMPAIDNGGGHVRLRLDIAYDGTDFAGWATQAGQRTVAGVIDDALSTIFRTPVLTRAAGRTDSGVHATGQVAHVDVPAEAVSHAYPRTSRAGEPEFGPLVRRLGRMLPEDVRVREILRAAPGFDARFSALRRHYVYRLSTAPYGVEPQDARFVAAWPRPLDVDAMAAAGRKLLGLHDFAAFCRHRAGATTIRELQRLECVRAGDRIAVHVSADAFCWNMVRSLVGALLAVGELRRDPAWCASLLSASRRSSDFAAAPARGLTLVGVDYPADDELAARNVVTRDLRTADEIG, encoded by the coding sequence ATGACGCGAAGTCCTAGCGACAACGCTGTGATCATGCCCGCCATCGACAACGGTGGCGGGCATGTTCGTCTGCGGCTCGACATCGCCTACGACGGAACCGATTTCGCCGGCTGGGCGACGCAGGCGGGGCAGCGGACAGTGGCCGGGGTCATCGATGACGCGCTGTCGACGATATTCCGGACGCCGGTGCTGACCCGCGCGGCGGGCCGGACCGACTCCGGGGTGCACGCGACCGGGCAGGTCGCCCACGTCGACGTCCCCGCCGAAGCGGTGTCCCATGCGTACCCGCGCACCTCGCGCGCCGGTGAGCCCGAGTTCGGCCCATTGGTGCGCCGGCTCGGCCGGATGCTGCCCGAGGACGTCCGTGTCCGCGAGATCCTCCGCGCCGCACCGGGTTTCGACGCCCGGTTCTCGGCGCTGCGCCGCCATTACGTCTACCGGTTGTCGACCGCCCCGTACGGCGTGGAGCCGCAGGACGCCCGGTTCGTCGCGGCGTGGCCGCGGCCGCTCGACGTCGACGCGATGGCCGCGGCGGGACGGAAGCTGCTGGGACTGCACGACTTCGCCGCGTTCTGCCGGCACCGGGCCGGCGCGACGACCATCCGCGAACTGCAGCGGCTCGAGTGCGTGCGAGCCGGGGACCGGATCGCGGTCCATGTCAGCGCCGACGCGTTCTGCTGGAACATGGTGCGCTCCCTGGTCGGTGCGCTGCTCGCCGTCGGGGAGCTCCGGCGCGATCCGGCGTGGTGCGCGTCGCTGCTGTCGGCGAGCCGGCGCTCGAGTGACTTCGCCGCCGCGCCGGCGCGGGGGTTGACCCTGGTGGGGGTGGACTACCCGGCCGACGACGAACTGGCGGCGCGCAACGTCGTCACGCGGGATCTGCGCACCGCCGACGAGATCGGCTGA
- the rplQ gene encoding 50S ribosomal protein L17, whose protein sequence is MPKPTKGPRLGGSSSHQKALLANLATSLFEHGRIKTTEPKARALRPYAEKLITHAKKGTLHNRREVMKKIRDKDVVHILFAEIGPFFADRAGGYTRIIKVENRKGDNAPMAVIELVREKTVTSEADRARRSAGAQKVAAAAAPQAAVEPEATEGPSADEASADEVEAVEQTPIAEPAEVDAEAADEDDAKS, encoded by the coding sequence ATGCCCAAGCCCACCAAGGGCCCTCGCCTCGGCGGGTCGTCCTCGCACCAGAAGGCGCTGCTGGCCAACCTGGCCACGTCGCTGTTCGAGCACGGCCGGATCAAGACGACCGAGCCCAAGGCCAGGGCGCTGCGACCGTACGCGGAGAAGCTCATCACGCACGCCAAGAAGGGCACGCTGCACAACCGGCGTGAGGTGATGAAGAAGATCCGCGACAAGGACGTCGTGCACATCCTGTTCGCCGAGATCGGCCCCTTCTTCGCCGACCGGGCCGGCGGCTACACCCGCATCATCAAGGTCGAGAACCGCAAGGGCGACAACGCCCCGATGGCGGTCATCGAGCTGGTGCGGGAGAAGACCGTGACGTCGGAGGCCGACCGGGCGCGCCGCAGCGCGGGCGCTCAGAAGGTAGCCGCTGCGGCGGCGCCGCAGGCCGCGGTCGAGCCGGAGGCCACCGAAGGCCCGAGCGCCGACGAGGCGTCCGCGGACGAGGTCGAGGCTGTCGAGCAGACCCCGATCGCCGAGCCGGCCGAGGTCGACGCCGAGGCGGCCGACGAGGATGACGCGAAGTCCTAG
- the mycP gene encoding type VII secretion-associated serine protease mycosin, with amino-acid sequence MTVLRLLAVTGLVVALTPPAPGAAAIGPPPVDASLLPPAGPAAPPRPTTRYDDCAVAAPVRPGAGRAGQLEGMDLDTVWDLTRGAGQTVAVIDTGVARHRRLPHLVAGGDFVSTQDGTSDCDGHGTTVAGIIAAAPDTADPQAFSGIAPDVSLLSIRQSSNKFRAVDDVTASGAGDVDTLAAAVRTAADLGATVVNISSVACLPVGAGLDDRALGAALAYAVDVKNVVVVTAAGNVGSPGQCPQDNPRDLAAARDVSVVVSPAWYDDYVLTVGSVAADGSPSPFTLAGPWVDVAATGEHVVSLAPAADGLVDTSPSGTPLAGTSYAAPVVSAVAALVRAYSPELTARQVMQRITDTAHHPPAGWDPVVGHGVVDPLAAVTAETSRGAARHPPAPPAAVGRSRADPQITGEAAGPGAVLCVALTVGVAVVCAALGRSRRRGESVDGE; translated from the coding sequence ATGACCGTGCTGCGCCTGCTCGCGGTGACCGGCCTGGTCGTCGCCTTGACACCACCGGCTCCCGGCGCGGCGGCCATCGGGCCTCCCCCGGTGGACGCGTCCCTGCTTCCGCCGGCGGGACCGGCCGCTCCCCCGCGCCCGACCACCCGGTACGACGACTGCGCCGTGGCAGCACCGGTGCGACCGGGGGCCGGCAGAGCGGGTCAACTCGAGGGCATGGACCTCGACACCGTGTGGGACCTCACCCGGGGCGCCGGTCAGACCGTGGCGGTGATCGACACCGGGGTGGCCCGGCACCGCCGCCTCCCGCATCTGGTCGCCGGCGGGGACTTCGTGTCGACCCAGGACGGAACCTCGGATTGCGACGGGCACGGCACGACCGTCGCCGGGATCATCGCCGCGGCGCCCGATACGGCCGACCCCCAGGCTTTCAGCGGGATCGCACCCGACGTGTCGTTGCTGTCGATTCGTCAGTCCAGCAACAAGTTCCGTGCTGTCGACGATGTCACGGCGTCCGGGGCCGGCGACGTCGACACGCTCGCCGCGGCGGTGCGCACCGCCGCCGATCTCGGCGCCACCGTCGTCAACATCTCGTCGGTGGCGTGTCTGCCCGTCGGCGCCGGCCTCGACGATCGCGCGCTGGGCGCCGCGCTGGCGTACGCCGTGGACGTCAAGAACGTCGTCGTGGTGACGGCGGCGGGCAACGTCGGCAGCCCGGGCCAGTGTCCCCAGGACAATCCGCGCGACCTCGCCGCCGCGCGGGACGTGTCCGTCGTGGTGAGTCCCGCGTGGTACGACGACTACGTGCTGACCGTCGGCTCGGTGGCCGCCGACGGGTCGCCGTCGCCGTTCACCCTCGCCGGCCCCTGGGTCGACGTCGCGGCCACCGGCGAACACGTCGTGTCACTGGCACCGGCCGCCGACGGCCTCGTCGACACCTCACCGTCCGGCACGCCGCTGGCCGGCACGAGCTACGCGGCGCCCGTCGTCAGTGCGGTGGCGGCGCTGGTGCGTGCGTACTCGCCCGAGCTGACGGCCCGCCAGGTGATGCAGCGGATCACCGACACCGCCCACCATCCGCCCGCAGGGTGGGACCCGGTCGTCGGCCACGGTGTGGTGGACCCGCTGGCTGCGGTCACCGCCGAAACCTCGCGCGGCGCCGCGCGACACCCTCCGGCGCCGCCCGCCGCCGTGGGCCGGAGCCGCGCCGACCCGCAGATCACCGGTGAAGCGGCCGGGCCGGGTGCCGTGCTCTGCGTCGCGCTCACCGTCGGTGTCGCCGTCGTCTGCGCGGCCCTCGGGCGGTCACGGCGCCGCGGGGAATCCGTCGACGGCGAGTGA
- a CDS encoding EamA family transporter: MAALATTQRARADHFRVGLLFAIGSAFAFGCSGPFGKALMGAGWSPTAAVSARLAGGALAMAVFATFARPGWLSEARRHARTVALYGLVPIAGAQLFYYNAVAHLSVGVALLLEYTSPLLVVGWLWATTRNRPTNLTLGGVLLAVAGIVLVLGIVGPRGLSGVDLDLVGVGWGLAAGVCAACYFLMSEKAGGHVHGADAEDGLHPITLAAGGLIVGAVAVAMLGVLGVMPLRFTANDTVVAGWTTSWVVPVIAIALIPTAIAYTLGIVGIARLRPRFASLVGLSEVLFAVLAAWMLLGEAVTATQAVGGAIVLAGLALARQGDRGQELSQANTVTWPDAPVTDLTPATSGEPSSRSANIVA; encoded by the coding sequence ATGGCTGCGCTCGCAACCACTCAGCGCGCCCGTGCGGACCACTTCCGCGTCGGATTGCTCTTCGCGATCGGGTCGGCCTTCGCGTTCGGATGCTCCGGCCCGTTCGGCAAGGCGCTGATGGGCGCCGGCTGGAGCCCCACGGCGGCCGTCTCGGCCCGGTTGGCCGGCGGCGCATTGGCGATGGCGGTGTTCGCCACCTTCGCGCGTCCCGGCTGGCTTTCCGAAGCGCGCCGTCACGCCCGGACCGTCGCGTTGTACGGCCTGGTACCGATCGCCGGAGCCCAGTTGTTCTACTACAACGCCGTCGCGCACCTGTCGGTCGGCGTCGCGCTTCTGCTCGAGTACACCTCGCCCCTGCTGGTCGTGGGCTGGCTGTGGGCGACCACGCGCAACCGGCCGACCAATCTGACGCTGGGCGGAGTGCTGCTCGCTGTGGCCGGCATCGTGCTGGTGCTCGGCATCGTCGGACCGCGCGGGCTCTCCGGTGTCGATCTCGACCTGGTCGGCGTCGGCTGGGGGCTGGCCGCCGGCGTCTGCGCGGCCTGTTATTTCCTGATGTCGGAGAAGGCCGGCGGCCACGTGCACGGCGCCGACGCCGAGGACGGGCTGCATCCGATCACGCTGGCCGCCGGGGGTCTGATCGTCGGCGCGGTGGCCGTGGCGATGCTGGGTGTGCTGGGCGTCATGCCGCTGAGGTTCACCGCCAACGACACCGTGGTGGCGGGGTGGACCACGTCCTGGGTGGTGCCGGTGATCGCGATTGCGCTGATCCCGACCGCGATCGCCTACACCCTCGGCATCGTCGGCATCGCGCGACTGCGGCCGCGCTTCGCATCGCTGGTCGGCCTGTCCGAGGTGCTGTTCGCGGTGCTGGCCGCGTGGATGTTGCTGGGCGAGGCCGTGACCGCGACGCAGGCGGTCGGCGGGGCGATCGTGCTCGCCGGGCTGGCCCTGGCCCGCCAGGGCGATCGCGGCCAGGAGCTCAGCCAGGCCAATACCGTCACGTGGCCGGACGCACCGGTCACCGATCTGACACCCGCTACGAGCGGCGAGCCATCATCTAGGTCGGCTAACATCGTCGCGTGA
- a CDS encoding cutinase family protein: MAVIAAAGGLMAPAVASAAPCPQAELIFARGRLEPPGAGQIGNALISALRNKTGKDIDLYAVNYPADTQVDEGANDMSQRIQYMTANCPDTRLVLGGYSLGAAATDVVLAVPLSAFGFKSPLPAGADQHIAAVALFGNGIAWVGPIANFNPLYRDRTIELCHGDDPICNPTDPNNWRDYWPDHLAPAYIKAGMVNQAADFVAGRL; the protein is encoded by the coding sequence ATGGCAGTGATCGCGGCTGCGGGCGGGCTGATGGCGCCCGCGGTCGCCTCTGCTGCGCCGTGTCCTCAAGCGGAGCTGATCTTCGCCCGCGGCCGGCTGGAGCCTCCCGGCGCGGGACAGATCGGCAACGCCTTGATCAGCGCTCTGCGCAACAAGACCGGCAAGGACATCGACCTCTACGCGGTGAACTACCCCGCCGACACCCAGGTCGACGAGGGCGCCAACGACATGAGCCAGCGGATCCAGTACATGACCGCCAACTGCCCCGACACCCGGCTGGTGCTCGGCGGCTACTCACTGGGCGCCGCGGCCACCGATGTGGTGCTGGCCGTGCCGTTGTCGGCCTTCGGTTTCAAGAGCCCGCTGCCCGCCGGGGCGGATCAGCACATCGCCGCGGTCGCACTCTTCGGCAACGGCATCGCATGGGTCGGTCCGATCGCCAACTTCAATCCGCTGTACCGCGACCGCACCATCGAGCTGTGCCACGGCGACGATCCGATCTGCAACCCGACCGATCCCAACAACTGGCGAGACTACTGGCCCGATCACCTGGCGCCCGCCTACATCAAGGCCGGAATGGTGAACCAGGCCGCCGATTTCGTGGCCGGCCGGCTGTGA
- a CDS encoding DNA-directed RNA polymerase subunit alpha translates to MLISQRPTLSEEVVAENRSQFVIEPLEPGFGYTLGNSLRRTLLSSIPGAAVTSIRIDGVLHEFTTVPGVKEDVTDIILNLKGLVVSSEEDEPVTMYLRKQGPGEVTAGDIVPPAGVTVHNPDMHIATLNDKGKLEVELVVERGRGYVPAVQNKASGAEIGRIPVDSIYSPVLKVTYKVEATRVEQRTDFDKLILDVETKNSITPRDALASAGKTLVELFGLARELNVEAEGIEIGPSPAEADHIASFALPIDDLDLTVRSYNCLKREGVHTVGELVARTESDLLDIRNFGQKSIDEVKIKLHQLGLSLKDSPASFDPSEVAGYDVATGTWNSDAGYDLDDNQDYAETEQL, encoded by the coding sequence ATGCTGATTTCTCAGCGTCCCACCCTCAGCGAAGAAGTCGTCGCCGAGAACCGCTCCCAGTTCGTCATCGAACCGCTGGAGCCGGGTTTCGGTTACACGCTGGGCAACTCACTGCGGCGCACGCTGCTGTCGTCGATTCCCGGCGCGGCGGTCACGAGCATCCGCATCGACGGTGTGCTGCACGAGTTCACCACCGTCCCGGGTGTGAAGGAAGACGTCACCGACATCATCCTGAACCTCAAGGGCCTGGTCGTGTCCTCGGAGGAGGACGAGCCGGTCACCATGTACCTGCGCAAGCAGGGACCGGGTGAGGTCACCGCGGGCGACATCGTGCCGCCGGCAGGTGTCACCGTGCACAACCCCGACATGCACATCGCGACGCTGAACGACAAGGGCAAGCTCGAGGTCGAGTTGGTCGTCGAGCGCGGTCGTGGCTACGTGCCCGCCGTTCAGAACAAGGCCTCGGGTGCCGAGATCGGCCGTATCCCGGTCGATTCGATCTACAGCCCCGTGCTGAAGGTGACCTACAAGGTGGAGGCCACCCGTGTCGAGCAGCGCACCGACTTCGACAAGCTGATCCTCGACGTCGAGACCAAGAACTCGATCACCCCGCGCGACGCGCTGGCGTCGGCCGGTAAGACCTTGGTCGAGTTGTTCGGTCTGGCACGGGAACTCAACGTCGAGGCCGAGGGCATCGAGATCGGCCCGTCGCCGGCGGAAGCCGATCACATCGCGTCCTTCGCGCTGCCGATCGACGACCTGGACCTGACGGTGCGGTCGTACAACTGCCTCAAGCGCGAGGGTGTGCACACCGTCGGCGAGCTGGTCGCCCGCACGGAGTCCGATCTGCTGGACATCCGCAACTTCGGCCAGAAGTCGATCGACGAGGTGAAGATCAAGCTGCACCAGCTCGGTCTGTCGCTCAAGGACAGCCCGGCCAGCTTCGATCCGTCCGAGGTCGCCGGCTACGACGTCGCCACCGGCACCTGGAACAGTGATGCCGGCTACGACCTGGACGACAACCAGGACTACGCCGAAACCGAACAGCTCTAA
- the rpmJ gene encoding 50S ribosomal protein L36 → MKVNPSVKPICDKCRVIRRHGRVMVICSDPRHKQRQG, encoded by the coding sequence GTGAAGGTGAACCCGAGCGTCAAGCCCATCTGCGACAAATGCAGGGTGATCCGCCGGCATGGGCGGGTCATGGTGATCTGCTCCGATCCGCGCCACAAGCAGCGGCAGGGCTAG
- a CDS encoding cutinase family protein, with amino-acid sequence MSRRILPAVAAAVIPLAASVVSPLPAASAQPCPDVEVVFARGTSEPPGIGRVGQALTDALTSQLGGRTVSTYGVNYPASYDFLNAAGGATDAAGRIATMAAQCPDTRIVLGGYSQGAAVVDMLAGVPPLGNKIGDIGSAPPLAGGLNGNVAAVAVFGNPATKFGNPISAAGTFAGKSIDLCADGDPICSDGRNPFAHTHYETSQFIPQAAGFVAGRV; translated from the coding sequence ATGAGCCGCAGAATCCTCCCGGCCGTTGCTGCCGCGGTGATTCCCCTTGCCGCCTCCGTCGTTTCTCCCCTCCCCGCGGCGTCCGCTCAGCCCTGCCCGGACGTCGAAGTGGTGTTCGCCCGCGGAACCAGCGAGCCGCCCGGGATCGGCCGCGTCGGCCAGGCGCTCACCGACGCGCTGACGAGCCAGCTCGGCGGCCGCACGGTGTCCACCTACGGGGTGAACTACCCCGCCAGTTACGACTTCCTGAATGCCGCCGGCGGTGCCACCGACGCCGCGGGCCGCATCGCGACGATGGCCGCGCAGTGCCCCGACACCCGCATCGTGCTCGGCGGCTACTCGCAGGGTGCGGCGGTGGTCGACATGCTCGCCGGTGTGCCGCCGCTGGGCAACAAGATCGGGGACATCGGTTCGGCGCCGCCGCTGGCCGGTGGGCTCAACGGCAACGTCGCCGCGGTGGCCGTGTTCGGTAATCCGGCGACGAAGTTCGGCAATCCGATCTCGGCGGCGGGCACTTTCGCGGGCAAGTCGATCGACCTGTGCGCCGACGGGGACCCGATTTGCTCGGACGGGCGAAACCCGTTCGCGCACACGCACTACGAGACGTCTCAATTCATCCCCCAGGCCGCAGGATTCGTCGCCGGGCGCGTCTGA
- the rpsK gene encoding 30S ribosomal protein S11, whose protein sequence is MPPQKKASGSAAKRGKTTRRREKKNVPHGAAHIKSTFNNTIVSITDPQGNVIAWASSGHVGFKGSRKSTPFAAQLAAENAARKAQEHGVKKVDVFVKGPGSGRETAIRSLQAAGLEVGAISDVTPQPHNGCRPPKRRRV, encoded by the coding sequence ATGCCACCACAGAAGAAGGCCTCAGGGAGCGCCGCCAAGCGCGGCAAGACCACCCGCCGCCGGGAAAAGAAGAACGTCCCGCACGGCGCCGCGCACATCAAGAGCACGTTCAACAACACGATCGTGTCGATCACCGACCCCCAGGGCAACGTCATCGCCTGGGCGTCGTCGGGCCACGTCGGCTTCAAGGGGTCGCGTAAGTCCACCCCGTTCGCCGCGCAGCTCGCCGCCGAGAACGCCGCGCGCAAGGCGCAGGAGCATGGTGTGAAGAAGGTCGACGTGTTCGTCAAGGGCCCGGGCTCGGGCCGCGAGACCGCGATTCGTTCACTGCAGGCCGCCGGCCTCGAGGTCGGCGCCATCTCCGACGTCACGCCGCAGCCGCACAACGGCTGCCGTCCGCCCAAGCGGCGCCGGGTCTAG
- the rpsM gene encoding 30S ribosomal protein S13, with product MARLMGVDLPRDKRMEIALTYIYGIGRTRSQEILEATGISRDQRTKDLTDDQVTQLRDYIEGNLKVEGDLRREVQADIRRKIEIGCYQGLRHRRGLPVRGQRTKTNARTRKGPKRTIAGKKKAR from the coding sequence ATGGCCCGACTTATGGGCGTCGATCTGCCGCGCGACAAGCGCATGGAGATCGCGTTGACCTACATCTACGGCATCGGCCGTACCCGGTCCCAGGAAATCCTGGAGGCCACCGGCATCAGCCGGGATCAGCGCACCAAGGACCTCACCGACGATCAGGTGACGCAGCTGCGCGACTACATCGAGGGCAACCTCAAGGTGGAGGGTGATCTGCGCCGCGAGGTGCAGGCCGACATCCGCCGCAAGATCGAGATCGGCTGCTACCAGGGCCTGCGGCACCGCCGCGGTCTGCCGGTGCGCGGCCAGCGGACCAAGACCAACGCGCGCACCCGCAAGGGCCCCAAGCGCACCATCGCCGGCAAGAAGAAGGCCAGGTAA
- a CDS encoding cutinase family protein encodes MRIRALAASLLAAVAAVAPAVTAPAATAAGCPDIEVVFARGTDEPPGLGRVGRAFVDALQSRAGNRTVGSYAVVYPASYDFLAAAAGANDASAHIQYMMNTCPDTRLVLGGYSQGAAVIDVISAVPFPAVGFNMPLPPNAPDFVSALAVFGNPSAKLGIPLTASPVWGARSIDLCNAGDPVCSSGNDIAAHSNYGRTGLTDQAAAFVAGLA; translated from the coding sequence GTGAGAATCAGGGCTCTGGCCGCATCGTTGCTCGCCGCCGTCGCGGCGGTCGCACCCGCCGTCACCGCTCCGGCCGCCACCGCTGCGGGCTGTCCCGACATCGAGGTCGTCTTCGCCCGCGGCACCGACGAGCCGCCCGGACTCGGCAGAGTCGGTCGAGCGTTCGTCGACGCGCTGCAGAGCCGTGCCGGCAACCGGACCGTCGGCTCCTACGCCGTCGTTTACCCGGCGAGCTACGACTTCCTCGCTGCGGCCGCCGGCGCCAACGACGCCAGCGCTCACATCCAGTACATGATGAACACCTGCCCTGACACCCGGCTGGTGCTCGGCGGCTACTCGCAGGGCGCCGCCGTGATCGACGTGATCTCCGCGGTCCCGTTCCCGGCCGTCGGCTTCAACATGCCGTTGCCGCCCAACGCCCCCGACTTCGTGTCGGCTCTCGCGGTGTTCGGCAACCCGTCGGCGAAGCTGGGCATCCCGCTGACCGCCAGCCCGGTGTGGGGCGCGCGCTCGATCGACCTTTGCAACGCCGGTGACCCGGTCTGCTCCAGCGGCAACGACATCGCCGCTCACAGCAACTACGGTCGCACCGGCCTGACCGACCAGGCGGCGGCTTTCGTCGCCGGGCTCGCGTAG
- the rpsD gene encoding 30S ribosomal protein S4, with translation MARYTGPVTRKSRRLGVDLVGGDQSFEKRPYPPGQHGRARIKESEYRTQLQEKQKARFTYGVMEKQFRRYYEEANRLPGKTGDNLLRILESRLDNVVYRAGLARTRRMARQLVSHGHFTVNGVKVDVPSYRVSQYDIIDVKDKSINTLPFEVARQTAGDRPIPGWLQVIGERQRILVHQLPERAQIDVPLTEQLIVELYSK, from the coding sequence ATGGCTCGTTACACCGGACCCGTCACCCGCAAGTCGCGCCGTCTCGGCGTCGACCTCGTCGGTGGAGATCAGTCCTTCGAGAAGCGTCCCTACCCGCCCGGCCAGCACGGCCGCGCGCGGATCAAGGAGAGCGAGTACCGCACCCAGCTGCAGGAGAAGCAGAAGGCCCGCTTCACCTACGGCGTCATGGAGAAGCAGTTCCGCCGCTACTACGAGGAGGCCAACCGCCTTCCCGGCAAGACCGGTGACAACCTGCTGCGCATCCTCGAGAGCCGGCTGGACAACGTCGTGTACCGCGCTGGCCTGGCCCGCACCCGCCGGATGGCGCGTCAGCTGGTCAGCCACGGCCACTTCACCGTCAACGGCGTGAAGGTCGACGTCCCCAGCTACCGGGTGTCGCAGTACGACATCATCGACGTCAAGGACAAGTCGATCAACACGCTGCCGTTCGAGGTCGCGCGTCAGACCGCGGGGGATCGCCCGATCCCGGGCTGGCTGCAGGTCATCGGCGAGCGTCAGCGCATCCTCGTGCACCAGCTGCCCGAGCGTGCCCAGATCGACGTCCCGCTCACCGAGCAGCTGATCGTCGAGCTCTACTCGAAGTAA